The Periplaneta americana isolate PAMFEO1 chromosome 9, P.americana_PAMFEO1_priV1, whole genome shotgun sequence genome contains a region encoding:
- the wit gene encoding activin receptor type-2A gives MGAAGLLVLLLALAHQARSERVCAYRYKEVEHLAIHNADTDESSEDYGAADVQGDSERCKKASNFCYALWKQDANGSSVAFLGQGCWEVSGKQDCHQSECVANKKPPKALNNTKFCCCNEDLCNMNVSDAYVEAAAPATESLEQPPADTLAWLISGLCAGLALVVVVAVLLVYRACHGGAMGVCKLAPDAVHLMENGGPAGLHSGSYALEHLKLASIVGQGRYGSVWKGTVNDQEVAVKIFPSHYRNYFYNERDIYCLPFMDNPALLTYFGYVERESLEGCVEYLLVLSYAPNGCLQDYLRTNLLEWPTFCKMSLSVARGLAHLHTDVRKGDKSKPCVSHRDLNSRNILVKADLSCCLCDLGFAMKISGSKYFQNGEEQHAETKSINDVGTLRYMAPEVLEGAVNLRDCESSLKQIDVYALGLVLWELASRCADLYQTGAETPPYRLPFEAEVGHHPTFEQMQVLVSRHKARPLFPELWRDWSAVKLVRETVEDCWDQDAEARLTALCVEERLQELPSLWERQRGTIYVSGVSPTVNPTFPGSGPRSNNTGSAIVASTLPGDPNRLLLLDSGEDTGCSVRSGSQSSATFGKDTRESTMSEGTVETMVTMSPSEPHLDPSYKNSNHTATIANGYSMAPTIRGALQPYQGRNPCMERNLMLQAPSDEELSCNGNTLVDRSSKHTHSHYTESQSLVSHDYLSMSQGVNNNGLRPATPIPYVQNAVYDTSAYATIPKQPNIPGNGSALGDGKSVSRWGGWGGLRKLLDSKKHLLFGMYRGGNEQTNRMVNVSKDSESEDAKSNLLACQNGLKKSPVIMETQVSLLPSGGMKNGVVTSVMSPLNHNNKSEESNKPAKSRRPSTLPLAKSTTAGSRQSLEEHFQQVFGTSTRMLKDPNSRVKTPGDVPPSVRRMRGKGNSGARFSLYDDRMMTASDYYEPKNKSAKSGSTALSSSVPTDIDISCNRGATLRSVAASSF, from the exons GATGCTGGGAGGTGTCGGGCAAGCAGGACTGCCACCAGAGCGAGTGCGTGGCCAACAAGAAGCCCCCCAAGGCGCTGAACAACACCAAGTTCTGCTGCTGCAACGAGGACCTGTGCAACATGAACGTGTCGGACGCGTACGTGGAGGCGGCGGCGCCGGCCACGGAGTCGCTGGAGCAGCCGCCGGCCGACACGCTGGCCTGGCTCATCTCCGGCCTGTGCGCGGGGTTGGCGCTCGTCGTGGTGGTGGCAGTCCTGCTCGTCTACCGGGCGTGCCACGGCGGCGCGATGGGCGTCTGCAAGCTGGCGCCCGACGCCGTGCACCTCATGGAGAACGGCGGGCCCGCCGGCCTGCACTCCGGCAGCTACGCGCTCGAGCACCTCAAGCTGGCCAGCATCGTTG GACAAGGTCGCTATGGTTCTGTGTGGAAGGGGACAGTGAACGACCAAGAGGTGGCTGTGAAGATATTCCCGAGCCACTACCGCAACTACTTCTATAACGAACGGGACATCTACTGCCTGCCCTTCATGGACAACCCTGCACTGCTCACTTATTTTG GCTATGTGGAACGAGAAAGTCTGGAAGGCTGTGTGGAGTACCTGCTCGTCTTGTCATACGCACCCAACGGCTGCCTGCAGGACTACCTCAGGACGAACCTACTGGAGTGGCCCACATTCTGCAAAATGTCCTTATCCGTTGCACGGGGGCTGGCCCACTTGCACACGGACGTGCGGAAGGGTGACAAGTCGAAGCCGTGTGTGAGCCACCGCGACCTGAACTCGCGAAACATTCTCGTCAAGGCGGACTTGTCGTGTTGCCTGTGCGACCTGGGCTTCGCCATGAAGATCTCGGGCTCCAAGTACTTCCAGAACGGCGAGGAGCAGCATGCCGAGACCAAGTCCATCAACGACGTGGGCACCCTGCGCTACATGGCGCCCGAGGTGCTGGAGGGCGCGGTGAACCTCAGGGATTGCGAATCGTCTCTCAAGCAGATCGACGTGTACGCGCTGGGGTTGGTGCTGTGGGAGCTGGCGTCGCGGTGTGCCGACCTGTACCAGACGGGAGCCGAGACGCCGCCCTACCGCCTGCCCTTCGAGGCGGAGGTGGGGCACCACCCCACGTTCGAGCAGATGCAAGTGCTGGTGTCGCGGCACAAGGCACGCCCGCTCTTCCCCGAGCTGTGGCGAGATTGGAGTGCCGTGAAGCTGGTGCGCGAGACGGTGGAGGACTGCTGGGACCAGGATGCCGAGGCGCGCCTCACGGCTCTGTGTGTAGAGGAGCGGCTGCAGGAGCTGCCGTCGCTGTGGGAGCGCCAGCGGGGCACCATCTACGTGTCCGGAGTGAGCCCCACCGTGAATCCTACATTCCCTGGCAGTGGCCCAAGAAGCAACAACACGGGTTCTGCCATTGTTGCCAGCACACTGCCGGGCGACCCCAACCGCCTCTTGCTGCTCGACTCAGGAGAAGACACAG GCTGTTCTGTGCGTTCCGGCAGCCAGAGCAGCGCCACATTTGGCAAGGACACGCGAGAGTCAACGATGTCCGAGGGAACTGTAGAGACGATGGTGACCATGTCCCCCTCGGAGCCCCACCTGGACCCGTCAT ACAAGAACTCGAACCACACTGCGACAATAGCGAATGGGTATAGCATGGCGCCCACCATCCGAGGAGCCTTGCAGCCGTACCAGGGTCGCAACCCGTGCATGGAGCGCAACCTGATGCTGCAGGCGCCCTCGGACGAGGAGCTGTCGTGCAACGGCAACACCCTGGTGGACCGGTCATCGAAGCACACCCACAGCCACTACACCGAGTCGCAGTCGCTGGTGTCGCACGACTACTTGAGCATGTCGCAGGGCGTCAACAACAACGGTCTGCGCCCCGCAACGCCCATTCCCTACGTGCAGAATGCGGTGTACGACACGTCGGCGTATGCCACCATTCCGAAGCAGCCCAATATCCCAGGGAACGGGTCTGCACTAGGCGACGGCAAAAGTGTGTCCCGTTGGGGTGGTTGGGGTGGCTTGCGCAAGCTGCTGGACTCAAAGAAGCACCTGCTGTTCGGCATGTACCGCGGGGGCAACGAGCAGACGAATAGGATGGTGAACGTCTCGAAGGACAGTGAGAGCGAAGACGCCAAGTCGAATCTCCTGGCATGCCAGAACGGGCTGAAGAAGTCGCCAGTAATCATGGAGACGCAGGTGAGCCTGCTGCCATCAGGTGGTATGAAGAATGGTGTCGTGACGTCAGTGATGTCTCCACTCAACCACAACAATAAGAGTGAGGAGTCCAACAAGCCGGCAAAGAGCAGACGCCCGTCGACATTACCGCTGGCGAAGTCCACTACCGCCGGCTCGCGGCAGAGCCTGGAAGAGCACTTCCAGCAGGTGTTTGGCACAAGCACTCGGATGCTCAAGGACCCCAACTCGCGTGTCAAAACTCCGGGGGACGTGCCCCCTTCCGTTAGGCGCATGCGGGGTAAGGGAAACTCGGGCGCTCGGTTCTCGTTGTATGATGACAGAATGATGACAGCAAGCGACTACTACGAGCCGAAGAACAAATCTGCAAAGAGTGGCAGCACTGCATTGTCGAGCTCAGTGCCCACCGACATTGACATTTCGTGCAACAGGGGGGCGACTCTGAGGAGCGTGGCCGCTTCCAGCTTTTGA